A window of SAR324 cluster bacterium contains these coding sequences:
- a CDS encoding penicillin-binding protein activator LpoB, with amino-acid sequence IAVDTFVNDIKRAVIRSGKAGFIATLEERQDTRAELADQDMNASADTRMEMGEEDGANFALSGTINSIVDQLDGQRVTYYQVDLKLINLQTAREVWNGSKKIKKFMERKSFSF; translated from the coding sequence TATAGCTGTTGACACCTTTGTTAACGATATTAAGCGAGCAGTGATTCGCAGCGGTAAAGCCGGATTTATTGCGACACTTGAAGAACGCCAAGATACTCGTGCAGAATTAGCTGACCAGGATATGAATGCTTCTGCTGATACTCGGATGGAAATGGGTGAAGAAGATGGGGCGAATTTCGCGCTTTCCGGGACGATCAATTCCATAGTTGATCAGCTAGATGGTCAACGCGTCACCTACTATCAAGTAGATCTAAAACTGATCAATCTGCAGACAGCTCGCGAAGTTTGGAATGGTAGTAAGAAAATCAAGAAATTCATGGAGCGCAAATCTTTTTCCTTCTAG